From a single Bacteroidales bacterium genomic region:
- a CDS encoding bifunctional nuclease family protein — protein MKRIRLNVLGISYSQTQSGAYALVLAEENGDRRIPIIIGAIEAQSIAIQLEGLKPPRPLTHDLFMNFALAYRINILEVTIYKLEEGVFYSHLLCDDGKTKITVDARTSDAVALALRFNCPIYTTEEVINRAGIKLDINKEAGEEQEKSEEDYLNEPQEKPTPQSEEFRDMNLEELQESLEEAIKNENYERASLIRDEINRRKKK, from the coding sequence ATGAAACGGATCCGGTTAAACGTTTTGGGGATTTCATACAGTCAGACGCAATCGGGAGCATATGCTCTGGTGCTTGCTGAAGAAAACGGGGACAGGCGTATTCCGATCATCATAGGCGCCATTGAAGCCCAGTCAATAGCCATTCAGCTGGAAGGGCTCAAGCCGCCACGACCACTTACCCATGACCTGTTTATGAATTTCGCCCTTGCCTACCGGATAAATATCCTGGAAGTGACCATTTACAAGCTGGAAGAAGGGGTATTTTATTCCCACCTGCTTTGCGACGACGGAAAAACAAAAATCACGGTGGATGCCCGCACCTCCGATGCAGTAGCCCTTGCCCTCCGGTTCAATTGTCCTATCTATACAACTGAAGAAGTGATCAACAGGGCCGGCATTAAACTCGACATCAATAAGGAGGCCGGGGAAGAACAGGAAAAAAGTGAAGAGGATTATCTGAACGAACCGCAGGAAAAGCCGACCCCCCAAAGTGAAGAATTTCGCGATATGAACCTGGAAGAGTTGCAGGAAAGTCTTGAAGAAGCCATAAAAAATGAAAATTACGAAAGGGCATCTCTGATTCGGGACGAAATAAACCGTCGCAAAAAGAAATAA
- the rplU gene encoding 50S ribosomal protein L21: MYAIVDIAGQQMKVQKNGKLFVNRLKGEVGSEVEFNKVLLIENDGKVIIGNPVIEGAVVSAR, translated from the coding sequence ATGTACGCTATTGTTGATATTGCCGGCCAGCAGATGAAAGTGCAGAAGAACGGAAAACTGTTCGTGAACCGCCTCAAAGGTGAAGTAGGTTCCGAAGTTGAGTTTAACAAGGTTCTTCTTATTGAAAACGACGGAAAGGTCATAATTGGCAATCCGGTCATTGAAGGTGCTGTTGTTTCAGCCAGAAT
- a CDS encoding Na+ dependent nucleoside transporter yields the protein MTRSRGISIIFLIILLLFSLQPLQAASPLPAFVSPSGNNALTVGIVLRTVTAILLLLFLSWLLSSDKKQVRWKLVVSGLALQFLIALAVLYLPPVQWLFEIVGKVFIKIIDFSAEGSRFVFGNLSDQGKFGVIFAFQVLPTIIFFAALMSLLFHLGIIQKIVQFLGWLLSRSMRISGEEGLAVAGNIFLGQNEAPLLIRAYLDNLNRAALFLVMTSGMATIAGGVMAAYIGFLGGTDPVMRLFFAKHLLAASVMAAPGAVVVARIMVPAPPTATGTTKASSVWEANNPLDAIAKGTLDGLKLAASVAAMLIVFVAFIALINFVLLKTGQWTGLNKLITASSGGVFENLSLQFLLGKIFQPVMWLMGINSHDASLAGSLLGQKIIMTEFIGYLDLMRLKEAGAFLEQKTIVMATYFLCGFANFASVGIQIGGLGTIAPSQRIPLSQLGLKAMIAGTITSLLSAAMIGLIL from the coding sequence ATGACCAGATCAAGGGGCATTTCTATTATTTTTCTCATCATACTCCTACTGTTCAGCCTTCAGCCCCTTCAGGCTGCCAGCCCACTGCCGGCCTTTGTCTCTCCGTCAGGAAACAATGCCTTGACGGTCGGGATCGTTCTCCGCACCGTTACTGCCATCCTGCTCCTGCTTTTCCTGAGCTGGCTCCTGTCGTCCGATAAAAAACAGGTCCGCTGGAAACTGGTAGTATCCGGCCTCGCACTGCAGTTTCTTATTGCCCTGGCTGTTTTGTATCTTCCTCCGGTCCAATGGCTGTTTGAAATCGTCGGGAAAGTTTTTATCAAAATTATTGATTTCTCAGCCGAAGGCAGCCGTTTCGTTTTCGGCAATCTCTCTGACCAGGGGAAATTTGGCGTTATCTTTGCCTTTCAGGTGCTGCCAACGATTATTTTCTTTGCAGCCCTTATGAGCCTGCTGTTCCACCTCGGCATCATCCAGAAAATTGTTCAGTTCCTTGGATGGCTTCTTTCGCGGTCAATGCGCATTTCAGGAGAGGAAGGCCTGGCGGTAGCCGGAAACATTTTTCTGGGGCAAAATGAAGCCCCTTTGCTTATACGGGCTTATCTGGACAATCTGAACAGAGCGGCTCTTTTTCTGGTCATGACCTCAGGAATGGCCACCATTGCCGGCGGCGTAATGGCAGCCTATATTGGGTTTCTCGGCGGCACGGATCCGGTGATGCGGCTGTTCTTTGCCAAACATCTTCTCGCCGCCTCCGTAATGGCTGCCCCGGGAGCCGTAGTGGTTGCACGCATTATGGTTCCGGCTCCTCCCACTGCCACAGGAACAACCAAAGCTTCCAGTGTATGGGAAGCAAATAATCCGCTCGACGCTATTGCCAAAGGCACTCTGGATGGGCTTAAACTTGCCGCCAGCGTTGCGGCCATGCTCATCGTTTTTGTTGCTTTCATTGCCCTCATCAACTTTGTCCTTCTGAAAACAGGCCAGTGGACCGGATTAAACAAGCTGATTACTGCCTCGTCAGGAGGTGTTTTTGAAAATCTTTCCCTTCAGTTTTTGCTCGGTAAAATCTTTCAGCCTGTCATGTGGCTCATGGGAATCAATTCGCATGATGCTTCCCTGGCAGGCAGCCTTCTGGGACAAAAAATCATCATGACGGAATTTATCGGGTATCTCGATCTGATGCGGCTTAAAGAAGCCGGCGCCTTTCTTGAGCAGAAAACCATTGTTATGGCTACTTACTTTCTCTGCGGATTTGCCAACTTTGCCTCCGTAGGCATTCAAATCGGAGGGCT